In Deefgea piscis, the genomic window GCGTGCCACTTTGTGGGCCGATTGCTGGGATGGTTTGCAGTAAATTGAGGTCGTTTTTCAGGCCAGGATGACGGTCGATATGGTCGTCGATTTGGCTTTGTAGCTTTTTGAGCTGAGCATTTAGAAAGACAATACTGTCGTTAATCGATTGATGAATCAGCTCGGTCGTTACCGTAGATTCAGCTTTTTCTTGCCGATTTTTTTCGCGGAGTAAGTCTTGCAAAATCGCTTCGCGGCGAGCCAGAAGTCCTTTTAGAATGCGGGCTTCAGGCGGAGGTGGTAGCCACGCAGCAGGCTGAATCATTGCGCAATAACGCGCCAGAACTTGGCTATCAACGCCATCGGTTTTGGTACGCACCGCGAGGCCTTGGCCGAAATGCTTCACTTGTGCGGGATTGGCAATCGAGACGCAAACGCCTGCATCATGCAGTAGTGTGGCGGCCAGTTCGTGATACACGCCAGTGGCCTCCATCGTGACGTGCAGCTGGTCATGCGGAATGTGATTTTTAGTCAGCCAAGCTAGCAAATCAGCAAGGCCTTTGGCGGTATTGGGTACGACCTTGGCCTTGCCTTTGAGTGGGTCAAGTTGAGTTAACAAGTAACAATCGAGTTTAGCTTTAGCAACATCAATACCGAG contains:
- a CDS encoding IS110 family transposase, with protein sequence MFYLGIDVAKAKLDCYLLTQLDPLKGKAKVVPNTAKGLADLLAWLTKNHIPHDQLHVTMEATGVYHELAATLLHDAGVCVSIANPAQVKHFGQGLAVRTKTDGVDSQVLARYCAMIQPAAWLPPPPEARILKGLLARREAILQDLLREKNRQEKAESTVTTELIHQSINDSIVFLNAQLKKLQSQIDDHIDRHPGLKNDLNLLQTIPAIGPQSGTQLLAEMHTHQFNTAEQLSAYLGLVPVERQSGSSILGRAKLSKAGPAKVRAVLYMAAVVATRYNPHVKALFERLLARGKSKMSALGACMRKLVHLCFGVLKTQKKYQAEYQNA